From one Methanobacterium alcaliphilum genomic stretch:
- a CDS encoding TMEM175 family protein, whose translation MSVWRKYMYMGKNRIETLVDGIFAIAMTLLVLDLAVPHINGPLNEFIVQNALYGLVPSFISMVVSFVLLAMFWNIHHRIYSQIKSVNNTLLWINIIWLLFIVLVPFSASLNGEYGDFTISDLIFNVNMLGIALILLGNIYIIKRDDVINEKVDVNRLASSEKATIIFILIAILAIVLSFIVPRWGNLVYLLIFPIEMLMDCRS comes from the coding sequence ATGAGTGTATGGAGAAAGTATATGTATATGGGTAAAAATCGTATCGAAACATTGGTGGACGGAATATTTGCTATTGCTATGACTTTACTGGTTTTAGATCTAGCAGTACCTCATATTAACGGACCATTGAATGAGTTTATAGTACAGAATGCTCTTTATGGATTAGTCCCTTCGTTTATATCCATGGTTGTAAGCTTTGTTTTACTTGCAATGTTTTGGAATATACATCATCGGATTTATAGTCAGATAAAATCAGTTAACAATACCTTGCTTTGGATTAACATTATATGGCTTTTATTCATAGTTTTAGTTCCATTTTCTGCCTCTTTAAATGGGGAATATGGTGATTTTACTATTTCTGATTTAATTTTTAATGTAAATATGTTGGGGATAGCTCTGATTCTTCTAGGGAATATCTATATAATAAAACGTGATGATGTAATCAATGAAAAAGTAGACGTGAATAGATTAGCATCCAGTGAAAAAGCCACTATAATATTTATATTAATTGCAATACTAGCTATAGTACTTTCATTTATAGTTCCTCGTTGGGGTAATTTAGTATATCTTCTTATTTTCCCTATTGAAATGTTAATGGATTGCCGATCTTAA
- a CDS encoding nitroreductase family protein codes for MLARHSHIKKRSFRKLKSKIYHFNVIWKPQRNLHRSNISEFKRKSLHEITDIKGLDDILEAARIAPSATNAQPWFFKGNNNIIHTYTIKPNFVKGLFTKKYPPIDVGIALYHLKLVAEHLGKKTELLFDPPHYNDREEHNYIGSLKLK; via the coding sequence TTGCTGGCAAGGCATTCCCACATTAAAAAAAGAAGTTTTAGAAAATTAAAATCTAAAATTTATCATTTTAATGTCATTTGGAAACCCCAAAGAAACCTGCACCGAAGTAATATCTCAGAGTTTAAAAGAAAATCCTTACACGAAATAACTGATATTAAAGGTTTGGATGATATATTGGAAGCAGCTCGAATTGCTCCTTCAGCAACTAATGCACAGCCATGGTTTTTCAAAGGGAACAACAATATCATTCATACGTATACCATCAAGCCAAACTTCGTCAAAGGACTTTTTACTAAAAAATATCCCCCTATAGATGTGGGAATAGCCCTTTATCATTTAAAACTAGTAGCTGAACATCTTGGTAAAAAAACTGAACTGTTATTTGACCCTCCCCACTACAATGACCGTGAAGAACATAATTACATTGGCAGTTTAAAGTTGAAATAA
- a CDS encoding nitroreductase family protein produces METPDLYKTIFKRKSIRTYDLKPLEESTLKKISEYLQNLTPLHDDIEVEFKILSQDMVKRRMMKKAPHYLAAFSELKEGHLSNIGFMLQQMDLFFSANGLGTCWQGIPTLKKEVLEN; encoded by the coding sequence ATGGAAACCCCCGATCTTTATAAAACAATATTTAAAAGAAAATCCATTAGAACATACGATTTAAAACCACTAGAAGAATCAACATTAAAAAAAATTTCAGAATATCTCCAAAATTTAACACCATTACATGATGATATTGAAGTCGAATTTAAGATCTTATCTCAGGATATGGTTAAAAGAAGGATGATGAAAAAAGCACCGCATTATCTGGCTGCATTTTCAGAACTTAAAGAAGGTCATTTAAGTAATATTGGTTTCATGTTACAACAAATGGATCTGTTTTTTTCAGCCAATGGATTAGGTACTTGCTGGCAAGGCATTCCCACATTAAAAAAAGAAGTTTTAGAAAATTAA
- a CDS encoding flavodoxin family protein produces MKTAIIYKSIHHGNTQKIAEVMSETLKADLFDLKDVDPNITQKYDLIGFGSGIYYYRPHKKLRKFIEELETLENKKAFTFITSGNGKPNQWLNKKLTQKGFEVIGNFNCKGFDTYGPMKLVGGHNKGRPNEEDIKNAESFANNLKSKF; encoded by the coding sequence ATGAAAACTGCAATAATTTATAAGTCCATACACCACGGAAATACCCAAAAAATTGCTGAAGTAATGTCTGAAACGCTTAAAGCCGATTTATTTGATTTAAAAGATGTTGATCCGAATATTACTCAAAAATATGATCTAATTGGTTTTGGTTCTGGAATATATTATTACAGGCCACATAAAAAGCTGAGAAAGTTTATTGAAGAATTAGAAACCCTGGAAAACAAAAAAGCATTTACATTCATTACCAGCGGTAATGGAAAACCAAACCAATGGCTTAATAAAAAATTAACCCAAAAAGGTTTTGAAGTTATAGGTAATTTTAATTGTAAAGGATTTGACACTTACGGCCCTATGAAATTAGTAGGAGGGCATAATAAAGGCCGTCCCAATGAAGAAGATATTAAAAATGCAGAGAGCTTTGCCAATAACTTAAAATCGAAATTTTAA
- a CDS encoding ArsR/SmtB family transcription factor: MDTKKMAKIFKALSNPNRLDLYLQIVKQQEASYKTGSDCLICEISKSLNIGAPTISHHLKELSNAELIFTERRGKYLVARINEEMVSEVSEFLKLHPKGSS; the protein is encoded by the coding sequence ATGGATACTAAAAAAATGGCCAAAATCTTCAAAGCTCTCTCCAATCCTAACCGCTTAGATTTATACTTGCAGATTGTGAAACAGCAGGAAGCTAGTTATAAGACTGGAAGTGATTGTTTAATATGTGAAATCAGCAAATCATTGAATATTGGCGCACCTACCATCTCACATCATCTTAAAGAACTATCAAATGCTGAATTAATCTTTACTGAGAGAAGAGGCAAATATTTAGTGGCCCGAATTAATGAAGAGATGGTTAGCGAAGTTAGTGAATTTTTAAAGTTACATCCAAAAGGATCCAGCTAA
- a CDS encoding LysE family translocator codes for MIELLLAGITLGLYAGFSPGPLLVLVISQTIKHGYKEGFKVAFAPIISDIPIIIICLLFLSLISGYDLVLGIISLIGGVYLGYLSYECFKTKGTMTEAPSKQPKSLQKGVILNLLNPSPYIFWITIGGPIIIPAYNNNPLSLLLFIAGFYSFLVGSKIVLSYAVGKSRDFLTGTLYLHIMRVLGGVLVIFSLYFLKQGIQLIF; via the coding sequence ATGATAGAACTACTACTAGCTGGAATCACACTAGGCCTTTATGCCGGGTTCTCACCCGGCCCTCTCCTCGTACTGGTCATTTCCCAGACAATTAAACATGGATATAAAGAGGGATTTAAAGTCGCTTTTGCCCCAATAATCTCAGATATCCCCATAATAATCATTTGTCTGCTGTTTCTATCATTAATTTCAGGATACGATTTGGTTTTAGGAATTATCTCATTAATTGGTGGGGTTTATTTAGGTTATTTGTCTTATGAATGTTTTAAAACAAAAGGAACGATGACAGAAGCCCCCTCTAAACAACCTAAATCCCTGCAAAAAGGAGTGATCCTCAATCTTTTAAATCCATCCCCCTACATATTTTGGATAACTATTGGTGGGCCAATAATAATTCCAGCATATAATAACAACCCATTATCACTCTTATTATTCATTGCAGGTTTTTATTCATTTTTGGTAGGTTCAAAAATAGTTCTATCTTATGCTGTGGGAAAATCACGTGACTTTTTGACCGGTACTCTATACCTCCATATTATGCGAGTTTTAGGCGGAGTTCTGGTTATATTTTCATTATACTTCCTTAAACAAGGCATTCAACTAATATTCTAA
- a CDS encoding aspartate aminotransferase family protein: MGKINDTIKIEDNYYASFANKTKISIEKGEGSYVYDENGKKYLDFTAGWGVTSIGHANPVISKALHEQSRKIIQNPNSGATYSPARSKLISLMQEVLPENLTRVFFANSGAEANDAAIKLARKATGKLNIISTAKSFHGRTISTVSATGQSKHREKFNPLIPCHIFVPYNDIESVEKVINKDVAAVIIEPIQGEGGINVPDTDYLKSLSELCHENDVLLIMDEIQTGFCRTGSMFASDNIKVDILTMAKGIAGGFPFGAFAMTEVVHDKLEIGDHGGTYCGNPLGCAVSYAVIQYMIEHELCENVENLGKYTIHELKKLKKEYPNIIKDVRGKGLLIAIEITDDHITASLNSKCLNEGLLLNVTQGNIIRMFPALNITKKEMDEGLNTFKNVVNGINFKEII, translated from the coding sequence ATGGGCAAAATTAATGACACAATTAAGATTGAAGATAATTACTATGCTTCTTTTGCAAATAAAACAAAAATATCAATAGAAAAAGGCGAAGGATCATATGTATATGATGAAAATGGTAAAAAATATCTAGATTTCACTGCAGGTTGGGGAGTAACCAGTATAGGGCATGCTAATCCAGTGATTAGTAAAGCACTCCATGAACAAAGCAGAAAAATTATACAAAACCCTAATTCTGGAGCAACTTATTCCCCTGCCAGATCAAAGCTAATATCACTAATGCAGGAGGTACTGCCTGAAAATTTAACTCGCGTATTTTTTGCAAATAGTGGAGCAGAAGCAAATGATGCTGCCATTAAACTTGCCCGAAAAGCAACTGGAAAATTAAATATCATATCCACTGCAAAAAGTTTTCATGGGCGTACCATCAGCACGGTATCTGCAACTGGCCAGAGCAAACACAGGGAGAAATTTAATCCACTTATCCCCTGCCACATATTTGTCCCATATAATGATATTGAATCTGTTGAAAAAGTTATAAATAAGGATGTAGCAGCAGTTATAATCGAACCCATACAGGGCGAAGGCGGAATAAATGTCCCTGATACGGATTATCTTAAAAGTTTATCCGAATTATGCCATGAAAATGATGTACTTTTGATAATGGATGAAATTCAAACGGGATTTTGCAGAACCGGTTCAATGTTCGCCTCAGATAATATTAAAGTAGATATTTTAACCATGGCTAAAGGTATTGCTGGCGGGTTTCCTTTTGGGGCATTTGCTATGACTGAAGTTGTGCATGACAAACTTGAAATAGGGGACCACGGCGGTACTTACTGTGGTAATCCACTTGGTTGTGCCGTTTCATACGCAGTTATCCAATATATGATAGAGCATGAGCTATGTGAAAATGTTGAAAATCTGGGCAAATACACTATCCACGAGCTAAAGAAATTGAAAAAAGAATATCCCAATATAATAAAAGATGTTAGAGGGAAAGGATTATTAATTGCCATAGAAATTACGGATGACCATATCACTGCTTCTTTAAATTCAAAATGTTTGAATGAAGGGCTTCTTTTAAATGTTACCCAGGGAAACATAATCAGAATGTTTCCTGCTTTGAATATAACTAAAAAAGAAATGGATGAAGGATTAAACACATTTAAAAATGTGGTGAATGGAATAAATTTCAAAGAAATTATCTAA
- a CDS encoding flavodoxin family protein codes for MKIGIIVYSQTENTYAVSQKLQEKFAEVGHDVEVERVLTAGEVPPRAKNAEFQSKPDVEVYDALVFGAPVHAFSLAAPMKLYLEQIESLNGKKVACFVTKGLRFNWTGGNQAIGKMKKICQTKGGTVVGTDIIVWNKNKDQQIDDLIRKFSLLF; via the coding sequence ATGAAAATAGGAATTATTGTTTATTCCCAAACTGAAAATACATATGCTGTATCTCAAAAGCTTCAGGAAAAGTTTGCTGAAGTGGGGCATGATGTTGAAGTTGAGAGGGTGTTGACTGCTGGAGAAGTTCCTCCACGGGCCAAAAATGCTGAATTCCAGAGTAAACCAGATGTTGAAGTATATGATGCTCTAGTTTTCGGAGCCCCAGTACATGCATTTTCACTTGCAGCTCCCATGAAACTCTATTTAGAGCAGATTGAATCACTGAATGGCAAAAAAGTCGCTTGCTTTGTTACGAAAGGATTGAGATTTAATTGGACTGGTGGCAACCAAGCCATTGGTAAGATGAAAAAAATCTGCCAGACAAAAGGGGGAACTGTGGTGGGAACTGATATCATTGTCTGGAATAAAAATAAAGATCAACAGATTGATGATTTGATTCGCAAATTCAGCTTATTATTTTAG
- a CDS encoding acyltransferase family protein has product MRKYYLDNLRWIIILILFPYHTFLLYSPIGDYIINAGNYSFAGLFILIFSPWFMQLLFAIAGISTFYSLKKRNSTEYLKERVTKLLIPMASGVIFVISIQVYFAALYNGYTGGFLAFWWNFISNWPAYFMNGTGLGPMWFLLYLFIVSVFALPIIIKYKNSDWRIPIEKVTVPKLLLLFLPLGVGSLFLNLAPEKSLGQFFLLFIFGYFLLSEDVIQEKLEEKRWPLFISFIALVISFIVLGTMAVMGIISLDGLLGSPIFRLYENLLVWVAVLSILGMGKRYLEFKNSSTLYLSAASFPIYIFHIAWINMAAYYFIGFLPNMIILQIILIMATSFVMTIATYEIIRRIKIIRSLFGIRG; this is encoded by the coding sequence ATGAGAAAATATTATTTGGATAATTTACGTTGGATTATAATTTTGATACTGTTCCCATACCACACATTTTTATTATACAGCCCCATAGGAGACTATATCATCAATGCCGGAAATTATAGTTTCGCCGGTTTATTTATCTTAATTTTCTCCCCATGGTTCATGCAACTATTATTTGCAATTGCAGGGATTAGTACATTTTACTCGCTGAAGAAAAGAAATTCAACAGAATATCTCAAAGAAAGAGTGACTAAACTTCTAATTCCAATGGCTTCAGGAGTTATATTTGTAATATCCATTCAGGTGTATTTTGCTGCTTTATATAATGGTTATACTGGAGGATTTCTAGCCTTCTGGTGGAACTTTATTAGTAATTGGCCCGCTTATTTCATGAATGGAACCGGTTTAGGTCCAATGTGGTTCTTATTATATTTATTTATAGTATCTGTGTTTGCACTCCCTATAATCATTAAATATAAAAATAGTGACTGGAGAATCCCTATAGAAAAAGTGACCGTCCCCAAATTATTGTTACTATTCTTACCACTAGGCGTAGGGAGTTTATTTTTAAATTTAGCTCCTGAAAAAAGTTTAGGGCAATTTTTCTTACTTTTCATATTCGGATACTTTTTATTATCTGAAGATGTCATTCAGGAAAAGTTAGAAGAAAAAAGATGGCCACTATTTATTTCATTTATTGCTTTGGTGATATCATTTATCGTTTTAGGTACCATGGCCGTTATGGGCATAATTTCATTAGATGGTCTTTTAGGTTCGCCTATTTTCAGATTATATGAGAATCTATTAGTATGGGTTGCTGTATTGAGCATATTAGGGATGGGTAAACGTTATTTAGAATTTAAAAACTCTAGTACTCTTTATCTATCCGCAGCATCATTCCCCATATATATTTTCCACATAGCATGGATTAATATGGCAGCTTACTATTTCATAGGATTTTTACCTAACATGATAATTCTGCAAATAATCTTAATTATGGCTACAAGTTTTGTTATGACCATTGCCACCTATGAAATTATTAGAAGAATAAAAATAATAAGGTCACTTTTTGGAATAAGGGGTTAA
- a CDS encoding alpha/beta fold hydrolase, translating to MSLKTNFNFPVGYHDFHEDKVFNYQMNRWYSMGYAREEDLKEAALKIKNFNDWKREMIQQAEKAVSEDRLINAAFYYRAAEFYLIYNDSEKEKFYDKFINLFYRAFASDSIERFKVPFANKFLPALKVPAQIDSGEKKGTIVIHGGFDSFIEEFYSWMRYFAAQGYDVIAFEGPGQGAALKKYKLPFDWQWEKPASAILDYFQLDDVTWLGISMGGWLCFRAAALEPRIKRVIASSVAYDYMKFPNYFAQLLGKLFFHHFRNYSNKVSLKQIEKGGIDGWSISNLMYITVKKTPMAAVDVAEKMNGKNIHSEMVKQDVLILTGREDHFIPFKMHNMQIKALNNTNSLTARVFTREDQAQNHCQVGNIKLALETMLKWIGEHTDH from the coding sequence ATGAGTTTAAAAACTAACTTTAACTTTCCCGTAGGATATCATGATTTTCATGAAGATAAAGTTTTTAATTATCAGATGAATCGATGGTATTCTATGGGTTATGCACGAGAGGAAGATCTGAAAGAAGCAGCTTTGAAAATTAAGAATTTTAATGACTGGAAAAGAGAAATGATCCAACAAGCTGAAAAAGCAGTTTCTGAAGATAGGTTAATTAATGCTGCTTTTTATTATCGGGCAGCCGAGTTTTATTTAATTTATAATGATTCCGAGAAGGAAAAGTTTTATGATAAATTCATCAATTTATTTTATCGTGCATTTGCAAGTGATAGTATTGAAAGGTTTAAAGTACCTTTTGCGAATAAATTTTTACCTGCTCTGAAAGTCCCTGCACAAATCGATTCTGGAGAAAAGAAAGGAACCATAGTTATTCACGGAGGGTTTGATTCTTTCATTGAAGAATTTTATTCATGGATGAGATATTTTGCGGCCCAGGGGTATGATGTGATTGCATTTGAAGGGCCGGGACAGGGAGCTGCATTGAAAAAATATAAACTGCCTTTTGATTGGCAATGGGAAAAACCTGCTTCTGCTATATTGGACTATTTCCAACTGGATGATGTTACGTGGTTGGGGATATCTATGGGGGGATGGTTATGCTTTAGAGCAGCTGCATTAGAACCTCGAATAAAAAGAGTAATTGCTTCAAGTGTTGCCTATGATTATATGAAGTTTCCTAATTATTTTGCTCAATTATTGGGGAAATTATTTTTCCACCATTTTAGAAATTATTCTAACAAGGTCTCGTTAAAGCAAATTGAAAAAGGAGGCATTGATGGATGGAGCATAAGTAATCTCATGTATATCACTGTTAAAAAAACGCCTATGGCTGCTGTTGATGTGGCAGAAAAAATGAATGGTAAAAACATTCATTCAGAAATGGTAAAACAAGATGTTTTAATTCTCACTGGCCGTGAAGATCATTTCATACCTTTTAAAATGCATAATATGCAGATTAAAGCATTGAATAACACTAATTCACTCACTGCACGCGTTTTCACTCGTGAAGATCAAGCTCAAAACCATTGCCAAGTAGGCAATATAAAGCTGGCACTGGAAACTATGTTAAAATGGATTGGAGAGCATACTGACCATTAA
- a CDS encoding GNAT family N-acetyltransferase: MEIEYRKNKDFSEKELQELFLSVEWDSGNYPEKLKIALKNSRMVYAAYDDGKLVGLINSLSDGIMTVYFHYLLVKPEYQGQGIGKKLVDLMLAEYADFARKAIIAYDREVEFYKKCGFEVGEDKSPMFVTYLKT; encoded by the coding sequence GTGGAAATTGAATATCGAAAAAATAAAGATTTTTCAGAAAAAGAACTCCAGGAATTGTTTCTTTCAGTAGAATGGGATTCTGGAAATTATCCTGAGAAATTAAAAATAGCTTTAAAGAACTCTCGCATGGTTTATGCAGCATATGATGATGGAAAACTAGTTGGGTTAATTAATTCATTATCTGATGGGATTATGACTGTTTATTTTCATTATTTATTGGTTAAACCTGAATATCAGGGGCAAGGAATTGGGAAAAAACTGGTTGATTTAATGTTGGCAGAATATGCTGACTTCGCACGCAAAGCAATTATTGCCTATGATCGTGAAGTGGAATTTTACAAAAAATGCGGGTTTGAAGTAGGAGAAGATAAAAGCCCTATGTTTGTCACATATTTAAAAACCTAG
- a CDS encoding pyruvate kinase alpha/beta domain-containing protein translates to MKVFERPGPINTGKIIDILKNSAFEYEYIVVASVTGDSAVKIAETISDKKIICVTCPQGMYWEVEEMDNDLFSDIPELKAVRDEWVKQGIKRVPMNVTEENRMKLKDLNVDIVRGTIPLFGPSFSMRLHLERPTSLDVMAKTLELISPGTLVAMESVLMATDAGIIPENELVLACAGTEIGLDTAWVLKSCASANLFHPEKGFRFVELLAKPGIAASPDIKINYLR, encoded by the coding sequence ATGAAAGTCTTTGAAAGACCCGGACCCATTAATACAGGTAAAATAATTGATATATTAAAAAATTCAGCTTTTGAATACGAATACATTGTTGTGGCATCGGTTACAGGAGATAGTGCAGTTAAAATAGCAGAAACGATTTCGGATAAAAAAATAATCTGCGTGACCTGTCCTCAAGGTATGTACTGGGAAGTTGAGGAGATGGACAATGATCTATTTTCTGATATCCCGGAATTAAAGGCTGTTCGTGATGAATGGGTTAAACAGGGAATTAAAAGAGTTCCCATGAATGTAACTGAAGAAAACAGGATGAAACTAAAGGATTTAAATGTGGATATTGTCAGAGGAACTATTCCTCTCTTTGGCCCCAGTTTTTCCATGAGGTTACATTTAGAAAGACCCACTTCGCTAGATGTTATGGCAAAGACTCTTGAATTAATATCTCCTGGAACTTTAGTTGCAATGGAATCTGTACTAATGGCTACTGATGCAGGAATTATACCCGAAAATGAGCTGGTACTGGCTTGTGCAGGTACAGAGATAGGACTTGATACTGCATGGGTTTTAAAAAGTTGCGCATCTGCAAATTTATTCCATCCTGAAAAAGGATTCAGATTTGTGGAGCTGCTGGCAAAGCCTGGAATTGCTGCAAGTCCAGATATAAAAATAAATTATTTGAGATAG
- a CDS encoding phytoene desaturase family protein, with amino-acid sequence MDNYNYDVIVIGAGISGLLSALALSKEGKSVLILEKEEDIGGVCRSYEFDGYRIDTGPHAITRLENGPFKELMDNYFDVIPQFVPFGKYHVRIGNEIKPFPWNLNSWLKFGLIPKTDRLLIMKALFNTLYLLNAGKSLSDISMKELLPENISITTRRFVDWLCYFLVGTSIENTAVSRFIDNKTHKSSSIKYIGNLYDLFVTEGAKDQGYPKGGLQSIINSILISFPKNVQIKTREEVVKIQCSHQVEKVVTNKNEYCCENVIYSGFASDLPKLVDNLPEDYARNLNQIQKVNSLTIWLGLNKQIFKNYGSEMWIDSDPYAWMVPISNYDPALAPEGKQLVGFAFTLPDDYDVEAIRKKALDSIINIQPEIKNHIEMVHYQDLIPEKAAWSINSGFGDVETPINNLYCVGTDTEKRSAGVSRAAYSVLRCLEMMKSDGNLGSFFLNKEFKIPAK; translated from the coding sequence ATGGATAATTATAATTATGATGTAATAGTGATAGGTGCAGGAATCAGCGGCTTACTATCCGCGCTAGCACTATCTAAAGAAGGCAAATCAGTACTAATTTTAGAAAAAGAGGAGGATATTGGTGGGGTGTGCCGTTCTTATGAATTTGACGGTTACCGTATTGATACAGGACCTCATGCAATCACCCGACTTGAAAATGGACCTTTCAAGGAGTTAATGGATAACTATTTTGATGTTATTCCTCAATTTGTTCCTTTTGGAAAGTATCATGTTAGGATTGGAAATGAAATAAAACCGTTTCCATGGAATCTTAATTCATGGCTAAAATTCGGATTAATTCCTAAAACAGACCGTTTATTAATAATGAAAGCACTATTTAACACTTTATATCTTCTAAATGCTGGAAAAAGTTTATCGGATATATCTATGAAAGAACTTCTTCCAGAAAACATTTCCATTACTACCAGAAGATTTGTGGATTGGCTTTGTTATTTTTTGGTGGGTACTTCCATTGAAAACACAGCAGTTTCTAGATTTATTGATAATAAAACTCATAAAAGCAGCTCAATAAAATATATTGGGAATTTATACGACCTTTTTGTTACAGAAGGGGCTAAAGATCAGGGATATCCTAAGGGTGGCCTTCAATCCATAATTAATTCTATTTTAATCTCTTTTCCTAAGAATGTACAAATCAAAACTAGGGAAGAGGTTGTAAAAATCCAATGCAGCCATCAAGTGGAAAAAGTAGTTACTAATAAAAATGAATATTGCTGTGAAAATGTAATTTATTCAGGCTTTGCTTCAGATTTACCCAAACTAGTTGATAATTTACCTGAAGATTATGCGCGTAATTTAAATCAAATACAGAAAGTAAACTCTTTAACTATCTGGTTAGGTTTAAATAAACAAATATTCAAAAATTATGGTTCGGAGATGTGGATTGATTCCGACCCTTATGCCTGGATGGTTCCTATATCCAATTATGATCCAGCTTTAGCACCAGAAGGAAAACAATTAGTTGGATTTGCATTTACATTGCCTGATGATTATGATGTTGAGGCAATTCGAAAAAAGGCTTTAGATTCTATAATTAATATTCAACCCGAAATTAAAAACCATATTGAAATGGTGCATTATCAAGATTTAATTCCTGAAAAAGCAGCATGGTCTATTAATTCGGGCTTTGGAGACGTGGAAACTCCCATAAATAATTTATATTGTGTGGGAACTGATACTGAAAAGAGGAGCGCAGGTGTTAGTAGGGCGGCTTATTCTGTATTAAGATGTTTGGAAATGATGAAATCAGATGGGAATTTAGGGTCTTTTTTTTTGAATAAAGAATTTAAAATTCCTGCAAAATAG
- a CDS encoding nucleoside deaminase: protein MIKMDEFMKAAYKEAQQGLQEGGIPIGSVLVHGCEIISQGRNQRIQKESSILHAEMDALENAGRKNVDFYKECIIYTTLSPCVMCSGAILLYGIPEVVIGENKSFMGAEDFLRSQGVKVKVIQSPRCIEMMSNFIEKNYELWNEDIGL, encoded by the coding sequence ATGATTAAGATGGATGAATTCATGAAAGCCGCCTATAAAGAAGCCCAACAAGGACTTCAAGAAGGGGGTATCCCCATTGGTTCTGTGCTGGTCCATGGCTGTGAAATTATATCACAAGGCCGTAATCAGCGCATCCAAAAAGAAAGTTCAATTTTACATGCAGAGATGGATGCCTTAGAAAATGCAGGCAGAAAAAACGTGGATTTTTATAAAGAATGTATTATTTATACCACTTTATCCCCATGTGTCATGTGTAGTGGAGCTATTCTTCTTTATGGAATCCCAGAAGTAGTAATTGGAGAAAATAAATCATTTATGGGGGCAGAAGATTTTCTAAGATCTCAAGGAGTGAAAGTTAAAGTTATTCAGAGCCCTAGGTGCATTGAAATGATGTCTAATTTTATAGAAAAAAATTATGAATTATGGAATGAAGATATTGGGTTGTGA
- a CDS encoding class I SAM-dependent methyltransferase yields MKQWYQELFSNYAEKYESECYTHGTQGEVNFIEKELNYNKNAKILDIGCGTGRHSIELTKRGYSVVGMDLSESMLNKARENAENEGLKLDLRQADARNLLFEEEFDLVIMICEGGFSLMETDEMNFQILENAAKALKKNGKLIFTTLNGLFPLFHSVKDFINSNSENQVNMDNNFDLMTFRDHNTMEIEGDDGEIMVLDCNERYYVPSEITWLLKSLNFTKIEIFGCKLGEFSRKDSLTTEDYEMLVVGEL; encoded by the coding sequence ATGAAACAGTGGTACCAAGAATTATTCTCAAATTATGCTGAAAAATACGAATCAGAATGTTATACTCATGGAACTCAAGGAGAAGTCAATTTTATTGAAAAAGAATTAAATTATAACAAAAATGCCAAAATTTTAGATATTGGTTGCGGCACTGGACGTCATTCCATTGAATTGACTAAAAGAGGATATTCTGTAGTGGGAATGGATTTGTCGGAATCCATGTTAAACAAAGCCCGGGAAAATGCAGAAAATGAAGGTTTAAAACTTGATCTTCGCCAGGCAGATGCCCGTAATTTACTATTTGAAGAAGAATTTGACCTGGTAATCATGATTTGTGAGGGAGGATTCTCTTTAATGGAAACAGATGAAATGAATTTTCAAATACTTGAAAATGCTGCAAAAGCACTTAAAAAGAATGGAAAGTTGATATTTACCACTCTTAATGGCCTATTCCCTCTTTTCCATTCAGTAAAAGATTTCATAAATTCTAATTCAGAAAATCAAGTCAATATGGATAATAACTTTGATCTAATGACTTTCCGTGATCATAACACAATGGAAATTGAAGGAGATGATGGTGAAATTATGGTTTTGGATTGTAATGAACGATATTATGTTCCCTCTGAAATCACATGGCTCTTGAAATCATTAAACTTCACTAAAATTGAAATTTTTGGATGTAAATTAGGTGAATTCAGTCGAAAAGATAGTTTAACCACAGAAGACTATGAAATGTTAGTGGTTGGGGAATTATAG